From Marivirga harenae, one genomic window encodes:
- a CDS encoding glycosyltransferase family 117 protein yields the protein MMSYQKINNISGWIIFLIASAVYIFTLEPVASFWDCAEFIASAYKLQVPHPAGAPMFLLIGRMFSMFASSDVESVGFAVNLVSALSSGFTILFMYWSINILSHKIMKIKVGEANTGQMIKIFAAGAIGSLAFTFSDSFWWSAVEAEVYAMSSFLIALVFWAMLKWDLIEDESAENRWLILIAYIIGISIGVHLLNIVALPALGLIYYFKKYKNVTFKGIFFALLISSAILIVIWQFIILGVPNLIGKFEIFFINSIGLPFGSGALIFALLLIGGLSYGIYYAIKNEKVTLHTFLLAFTFILIGYSSYFIVLIRSNYNPPIDQNNPENVMTLLSYLNRDQYGSRPLVHGQYFDAEVVSQDRGDAVYSKGEEEYEVTDYKITTQHDPSRTTIFPRMYSGAPGHAEEYRRWTGLRQNEKPNFADNIKFLFRYQLGHMYFRYLMWNFAGRESDIEGAGWKTMFQDTSEMPDIMKENKARNNFYMLPFILGLIGIFFQYRKDVKGFSVVGLFFFLTGIALILYLNSPATEPRERDYIYAGSYYAFAFWIGFGVLAVASLLERAIKNPKVAGAVAGVVCLIVPGIMASEGWDDHDRSDRYFSVDAARNYLASCEPNAILFTGGDNDTFPLWFVQEVEGFRTDVRVIVLSYFNTDWYINQMRQNAYDSEPLPITLSEEQVAQGGKNDFLPYMANAGIKGAIPIDRYLSLIRSNNKSLEVPTSVGSYNMLPSKQLSLKVDSAHVRSLGIIPDDKANMMVDRMVWNVKGNGLEKKDLMILDIMNENNWERPIYFNTTSLNGIKMDLRKYVVQEGLTYRLLPIERDDVQSEFVNTEVMYNNLMNDFHFTNTTDPDVYYNENYRNFFLNHRSVYTALAKSLVAEGDEKRALEVVDFIIKKVPNEVVPFDMTALDYIQVYLATGNEEKANEIINILWEQNFEQFQYLVNNELIYMGRERQISFAILSQIVQIMRQYGMNEQAIEYQDQLRVLYERM from the coding sequence ATGATGTCATACCAAAAGATTAACAACATCAGTGGTTGGATTATTTTCTTAATCGCTTCTGCCGTTTATATCTTCACTTTAGAGCCGGTTGCCAGCTTTTGGGACTGTGCAGAATTTATAGCCAGTGCTTATAAATTACAAGTTCCGCATCCTGCTGGTGCCCCAATGTTTCTTTTGATTGGGAGAATGTTCTCCATGTTTGCAAGCAGTGATGTGGAATCAGTTGGTTTTGCGGTAAACTTGGTATCTGCTTTAAGTAGTGGGTTTACCATTCTTTTTATGTACTGGTCCATAAATATATTATCCCATAAAATAATGAAGATAAAAGTGGGCGAGGCCAACACTGGGCAAATGATCAAAATTTTTGCTGCAGGTGCTATTGGAAGTTTAGCGTTTACTTTTTCGGATTCTTTTTGGTGGTCTGCTGTAGAAGCAGAAGTTTATGCCATGTCTTCATTCTTAATTGCCTTAGTTTTTTGGGCCATGTTGAAATGGGATTTAATTGAAGATGAGTCTGCAGAAAATAGATGGCTAATTTTAATTGCCTATATCATTGGAATCTCCATCGGGGTTCACTTATTGAACATAGTCGCGCTTCCTGCTTTAGGTTTGATTTACTATTTCAAAAAGTATAAAAATGTAACCTTCAAGGGAATCTTTTTTGCACTACTTATCAGTAGCGCTATCCTGATCGTGATTTGGCAGTTTATTATTTTAGGTGTACCTAACTTAATTGGTAAGTTTGAGATTTTCTTTATTAATTCTATCGGACTACCTTTTGGTTCTGGAGCTTTAATTTTTGCGTTACTTTTAATTGGCGGACTTTCTTATGGTATATACTATGCTATAAAAAACGAGAAAGTTACCCTTCATACCTTCTTATTGGCGTTTACATTTATTTTGATTGGCTATTCGTCTTACTTTATAGTATTAATCAGATCGAACTACAATCCTCCAATTGATCAAAATAATCCCGAAAATGTAATGACCTTATTGTCTTATTTAAATAGAGATCAATATGGGTCAAGACCTTTAGTTCATGGACAATATTTTGATGCAGAGGTTGTTTCGCAAGACCGAGGTGATGCCGTCTATAGCAAAGGAGAGGAAGAATATGAAGTAACGGATTACAAAATCACGACACAACATGACCCTAGTAGGACGACTATTTTTCCTAGAATGTACAGTGGAGCACCGGGCCATGCAGAGGAATACAGAAGGTGGACGGGCTTACGTCAAAATGAAAAACCAAATTTTGCAGATAACATAAAATTTTTATTCCGCTACCAGCTTGGACATATGTATTTCCGTTATTTAATGTGGAATTTTGCTGGCAGAGAAAGTGACATTGAAGGGGCGGGTTGGAAAACCATGTTTCAGGATACTAGCGAAATGCCTGATATCATGAAAGAAAACAAGGCGCGTAATAATTTCTATATGCTGCCTTTCATTTTAGGTTTAATTGGAATTTTCTTTCAGTATAGAAAAGATGTAAAAGGATTCAGTGTAGTAGGGCTTTTCTTTTTCTTAACGGGAATTGCACTAATTCTTTATCTGAATTCACCGGCTACTGAACCTAGAGAAAGAGATTATATTTATGCCGGTTCGTATTATGCTTTTGCTTTTTGGATAGGCTTTGGAGTATTGGCCGTTGCATCTTTATTGGAAAGAGCTATCAAAAACCCTAAAGTTGCGGGCGCAGTAGCCGGAGTTGTTTGTTTGATCGTTCCTGGCATTATGGCTTCTGAAGGTTGGGATGACCATGACAGATCAGACCGGTATTTTTCAGTTGATGCAGCTAGGAATTATTTAGCTTCCTGTGAGCCAAATGCAATTTTGTTTACTGGCGGTGATAATGATACTTTCCCCCTTTGGTTTGTTCAAGAAGTAGAAGGTTTCAGGACTGATGTCCGGGTTATTGTATTGAGCTACTTCAATACAGACTGGTACATTAATCAAATGCGTCAAAATGCTTATGATTCTGAGCCTTTGCCAATAACACTTAGTGAGGAGCAAGTGGCACAAGGAGGCAAGAATGATTTCTTACCTTATATGGCAAATGCAGGAATTAAAGGAGCTATTCCAATTGACCGATATCTAAGTTTAATCCGAAGCAACAATAAAAGTTTAGAGGTGCCAACATCTGTGGGAAGCTATAATATGTTGCCGTCTAAGCAATTGAGCTTAAAGGTGGACTCTGCTCATGTCAGAAGTTTAGGAATAATCCCAGATGATAAGGCAAATATGATGGTGGATAGAATGGTGTGGAATGTGAAAGGTAATGGGTTGGAGAAAAAGGACCTTATGATTTTGGATATCATGAATGAAAATAATTGGGAAAGACCAATTTACTTCAATACTACCTCCTTGAATGGCATCAAAATGGATCTTCGTAAATACGTGGTACAAGAAGGACTGACTTATAGGTTATTGCCGATAGAAAGAGATGATGTGCAATCCGAATTTGTGAATACTGAGGTGATGTACAATAATTTGATGAACGATTTCCATTTCACAAATACAACAGATCCTGATGTTTATTACAATGAAAATTACAGAAACTTCTTTTTAAATCATCGGTCTGTTTATACGGCTTTGGCTAAATCATTGGTGGCTGAAGGCGATGAAAAAAGAGCGCTTGAAGTAGTTGATTTTATTATTAAAAAGGTTCCAAATGAGGTTGTACCTTTTGATATGACCGCCTTAGATTATATTCAAGTTTACTTGGCTACTGGGAATGAAGAAAAAGCCAATGAAATAATCAATATTTTATGGGAGCAAAACTTTGAACAGTTCCAGTATCTTGTGAACAATGAATTAATATATATGGGCCGAGAAAGACAAATTAGCTTTGCCATTTTAAGTCAGATAGTTCAAATTATGAGACAATATGGAATGAATGAACAAGCTATAGAATATCAAGATCAATTAAGGGTACTTTACGAGAGGATGTAA
- a CDS encoding arylesterase produces the protein MKIYFNSIITIFILVLTACGPNNKKSEKKSETLEQKAEVQKEIQKNTIIFFGNSLTAGYGVEAEEAFPGLIQKRLDSLDYDYNIINAGVSGETTASGLSRVEWVVKRQPVEIFVLELGGNDGLRGIKPEETNKNLRAIIDKVRAIHPEIKVLLAGMMVPPNMGQAYAEEFQKVFPKIAEDKEVNLIPFLLKDVGGEADLNQPDGIHPTPEGHKIVAKTIWKYLEPLI, from the coding sequence ATGAAAATATATTTCAATTCAATCATTACTATATTTATTTTAGTGCTCACAGCATGTGGACCCAACAATAAAAAGTCAGAAAAGAAATCTGAAACTCTTGAACAAAAAGCGGAAGTTCAAAAAGAGATCCAAAAGAATACTATCATTTTCTTTGGAAATAGTTTGACAGCAGGATATGGAGTAGAGGCTGAAGAAGCTTTTCCAGGTTTAATCCAGAAAAGGTTGGATTCTTTGGATTATGACTATAATATTATCAATGCTGGAGTAAGTGGGGAAACCACTGCCAGTGGCCTATCCCGTGTGGAGTGGGTTGTAAAACGTCAGCCAGTCGAAATATTCGTTTTGGAATTAGGTGGAAATGATGGCTTAAGAGGAATTAAACCTGAGGAAACGAATAAAAACCTTCGTGCGATAATTGATAAAGTAAGAGCAATTCACCCTGAAATAAAGGTTTTGCTGGCTGGCATGATGGTTCCACCCAATATGGGACAAGCCTATGCAGAAGAGTTTCAAAAGGTATTTCCTAAAATAGCTGAAGATAAAGAGGTGAACCTTATTCCTTTTCTATTGAAAGATGTAGGTGGAGAAGCAGATTTAAACCAGCCAGATGGAATTCACCCAACACCTGAAGGCCATAAAATTGTAGCCAAAACGATTTGGAAGTATTTGGAGCCTTTGATTTAA
- a CDS encoding SMP-30/gluconolactonase/LRE family protein, producing the protein MKIPLLLIFVFLTISCNQQSKKTISDDAEIKKVSDGFSFTEGPTSDKVGNLYFTDQPNNRIYKYDIAGNLSIFSDRSGRSNGLYIDDKQNLWACADGKNQLWKYSLDGEKEIVLNPSGEVNFNGPNDVWVHQNGNLYFTDPIYQRPYWVNEHDTVGPQSIFLLKNGNPILLDSTLMQANGVVGNSKENLLFVADIGAHKTYRYKINIEGELESKTLFIEKGSDGMTLDANGNLYLTGEGIDIYDRDGHFLQHIDIPEKWTANVCFGGENFEYLFITASKSLYRVKTNVNSVR; encoded by the coding sequence ATGAAAATTCCTCTCTTATTAATTTTCGTGTTTTTAACTATTTCTTGTAATCAGCAATCAAAAAAAACCATTTCTGATGATGCAGAAATCAAGAAAGTATCTGATGGCTTTAGTTTTACCGAGGGCCCGACATCAGATAAAGTTGGAAATCTTTATTTTACCGACCAACCGAATAATCGGATTTATAAATATGACATCGCTGGAAACTTGAGCATATTTTCTGATCGTTCCGGGAGATCCAATGGTTTGTATATTGATGATAAACAAAACCTTTGGGCTTGTGCCGATGGAAAAAATCAACTGTGGAAATATTCTTTGGATGGTGAAAAGGAAATAGTTTTAAACCCTTCCGGTGAAGTCAATTTCAATGGCCCCAATGATGTTTGGGTGCATCAAAATGGAAACCTATATTTTACGGATCCAATTTACCAAAGACCCTATTGGGTAAACGAACATGATACGGTTGGACCGCAATCCATTTTTCTATTGAAAAATGGAAATCCTATTTTATTGGATTCCACCTTAATGCAAGCCAATGGAGTGGTCGGAAATTCCAAAGAAAATTTATTGTTTGTGGCTGATATTGGAGCCCATAAAACCTATCGCTACAAAATCAATATTGAAGGCGAACTGGAAAGTAAAACGCTTTTTATTGAAAAAGGCTCTGATGGCATGACTTTAGACGCTAACGGTAATTTATATCTGACAGGCGAGGGGATCGATATTTATGATAGAGATGGTCATTTTCTTCAACACATTGACATCCCTGAAAAATGGACGGCCAATGTGTGTTTTGGAGGTGAAAATTTTGAGTATTTATTTATTACAGCATCGAAATCATTGTATCGCGTTAAAACTAATGTCAACTCCGTTCGTTGA
- a CDS encoding DUF2490 domain-containing protein has protein sequence MIFRIVTVVLFMSSFSTVFAQDDPDLGAWYMYFGGFEFEDSQFGIHAEAQYRNHNFIGDLEQLLLRTGVRYHLKDGSATFTFGYGNITTQAVGEPNNPVAENRIYQEALLKQNVSLASLNHRFRYEQRFVEGQDFRTRFRYALFINIPLTSKKFAPGGFYIPIYNEVFINGEKMENIEYFDRNRLYGGLGYVWKDNTRVQLGIMEQTLNFGFSKTQLQFSLHHNFQL, from the coding sequence ATGATTTTTAGAATTGTCACTGTAGTGCTTTTTATGTCTTCTTTTTCAACAGTTTTCGCTCAAGATGATCCTGATTTAGGAGCATGGTATATGTATTTCGGAGGCTTTGAATTTGAAGATAGCCAGTTTGGAATTCATGCAGAAGCTCAATACAGAAATCATAATTTCATTGGTGATTTAGAGCAATTACTATTGAGAACTGGCGTCCGCTATCATCTGAAGGATGGTTCAGCCACTTTCACTTTTGGTTATGGAAATATTACCACTCAAGCTGTAGGTGAACCGAATAACCCAGTGGCTGAAAACAGAATATATCAAGAGGCCTTGTTGAAGCAAAATGTTTCTTTAGCATCACTGAATCACCGTTTTCGATATGAACAACGCTTTGTAGAAGGACAAGATTTCAGAACCAGGTTTCGTTATGCTTTATTTATCAATATACCGCTGACCTCTAAAAAATTTGCTCCCGGTGGGTTTTACATTCCTATTTATAATGAGGTATTTATCAATGGAGAAAAAATGGAAAACATTGAATATTTTGATAGAAACAGACTTTATGGGGGGTTGGGCTATGTTTGGAAAGACAATACAAGAGTGCAATTAGGAATTATGGAGCAGACCCTGAACTTTGGTTTTAGCAAAACTCAATTGCAGTTTTCTCTGCATCATAATTTTCAATTATAA
- a CDS encoding DUF5916 domain-containing protein, with amino-acid sequence MYKKLSVIFIFLVFSSVTISAKEKEKKAFREMETQFVEKLTPSIDGDLEDAFWQDITETEANFITFVPENGAKSDQKTYIKTAYTDFGIYISARMVDTSGEPIRQELGIRDDDNRNADQFGVILDTYQNGQNAFYLKVSAAGVQTDIFINRGRSDYNWDAVWKSEAKLTQDGWQVEMEIPYSAIRFPKNQNQDWNVNFMRKIQSKNETSYWNYVDNSVDGLVNQSGVLKGLKGIKPPLRLSVSPYITAYYNKRGAESGMDITGGMDLKYGLTESFTLDMTLIPDFGQTVSDNLVYNLGPFEVQYAENRAFFTEGTELFNKGGLFYSRRVGQSFGSVDLQASDSLINRPSEAPLLNASKITGRTKSGLGIGFFNAVTNRTFAEVYDKESKGKRLEQVDDLTNFNVMVVDQSLKNNSNISLINTNVQRFDGGQNANVIGSDFRLRDKSNTYQIEGFGAYNNIQNPEGFVEDGYKYNASFAKISGKYQFEVGRNVESDSYNPNDMGFLRNPNEISHFASIGYNQFQPTPLFNQYRIWAGADYSELYEPKLYQNFSLWNQWWAQTKDFQTFSVNLNYRPAKSFDYFEPRVQGAKYFRTWNYSTNFRYSSDSRKALMSNISVGVWNAPDRDQFDYWVNISPRYRLNDQFSVDYGFNFNKQFSSIGFAEHFTNDEGTVSQVIFGERDIDVMSNVLGINYTINNKMGFNFRLRHYWNKVDYFNYFNLNAQGDIEPIAYSGKDLTSDNYEKHDTNFNVFNIDAVYSWQIAPGSFVNVVWKDAVQEVNQSVDMNFSDNFRNVLSTMHQQNLSVRLIYFLDYTQIKRDLALNRS; translated from the coding sequence ATGTATAAAAAATTATCTGTTATCTTCATTTTTCTAGTTTTCTCAAGTGTAACTATTTCAGCAAAAGAAAAAGAAAAAAAAGCTTTCCGGGAAATGGAGACCCAATTTGTGGAAAAACTTACACCCTCCATTGATGGTGATTTAGAGGATGCTTTTTGGCAAGATATCACAGAAACTGAAGCCAATTTCATCACATTTGTGCCAGAAAATGGAGCTAAATCAGATCAAAAAACTTATATCAAAACCGCTTATACTGATTTCGGAATTTACATTTCTGCCAGAATGGTAGATACTAGTGGTGAGCCAATCAGACAAGAACTGGGAATTAGAGATGATGACAATAGAAATGCCGATCAATTTGGTGTCATTTTAGATACATACCAGAACGGACAAAACGCATTTTACCTAAAAGTTAGCGCAGCTGGTGTTCAAACTGATATATTTATCAATAGAGGTCGAAGTGATTACAATTGGGATGCTGTTTGGAAAAGCGAAGCAAAACTAACGCAAGACGGTTGGCAAGTTGAAATGGAAATTCCATATTCTGCTATTCGTTTTCCAAAAAATCAAAATCAAGACTGGAATGTTAATTTCATGCGTAAAATCCAAAGCAAGAACGAAACTTCCTATTGGAATTATGTGGACAATTCTGTTGATGGATTAGTGAATCAATCAGGTGTTTTAAAAGGTTTGAAGGGAATAAAACCTCCATTAAGATTATCGGTTTCTCCATACATCACTGCCTATTACAATAAAAGAGGTGCTGAAAGCGGTATGGACATTACAGGCGGTATGGATTTAAAATATGGTTTAACCGAAAGTTTTACCTTAGATATGACTTTGATCCCAGATTTTGGCCAAACTGTTTCTGATAATCTAGTTTACAACCTCGGTCCTTTTGAAGTTCAATATGCGGAAAACAGAGCCTTTTTTACAGAAGGTACTGAGCTGTTTAATAAAGGGGGCTTGTTCTATTCTCGTAGAGTTGGACAGTCATTCGGTTCCGTAGATCTGCAAGCTTCGGATTCCCTTATCAATAGACCTTCCGAAGCACCATTGTTAAATGCTTCAAAAATTACTGGCAGAACAAAAAGTGGATTAGGAATTGGCTTTTTCAATGCGGTCACCAATAGAACATTTGCTGAAGTCTACGATAAAGAGAGCAAAGGCAAAAGATTGGAGCAAGTTGATGACCTTACGAATTTCAATGTTATGGTAGTCGATCAAAGCTTGAAAAACAATAGCAACATCAGTTTGATTAACACAAACGTTCAGCGTTTTGATGGAGGTCAAAATGCTAATGTAATCGGTTCAGATTTTAGATTAAGAGATAAAAGCAACACTTACCAAATTGAAGGTTTTGGAGCCTACAATAACATACAAAATCCCGAAGGATTTGTAGAAGATGGTTACAAGTACAATGCATCCTTTGCAAAAATAAGTGGTAAATATCAGTTTGAAGTCGGGAGAAATGTTGAAAGTGATAGCTACAATCCTAATGATATGGGATTTTTACGAAACCCCAACGAGATATCTCATTTTGCTTCAATCGGCTATAATCAATTTCAACCCACTCCACTTTTTAATCAATATAGAATATGGGCCGGAGCTGATTACAGTGAACTATATGAGCCCAAGTTATATCAAAATTTCTCTCTTTGGAATCAATGGTGGGCCCAGACAAAGGATTTTCAGACTTTTTCTGTGAATTTGAATTACCGTCCCGCTAAATCATTTGATTATTTTGAGCCTCGGGTACAGGGTGCCAAATATTTCAGGACCTGGAATTATAGTACCAACTTCCGGTATTCATCTGACAGTAGAAAGGCGCTTATGAGTAATATTTCTGTCGGTGTTTGGAATGCTCCAGATAGAGATCAGTTTGACTATTGGGTGAACATTTCTCCTCGATATCGATTAAATGATCAGTTTTCTGTTGATTACGGTTTTAATTTCAACAAACAGTTTAGTTCTATCGGGTTTGCTGAGCATTTCACAAATGATGAAGGAACTGTATCGCAAGTTATCTTTGGAGAAAGGGATATTGATGTGATGTCCAATGTTTTGGGAATCAACTATACTATCAACAATAAAATGGGGTTCAATTTCCGATTACGACATTATTGGAATAAAGTAGATTACTTTAATTACTTTAACTTAAATGCCCAAGGAGACATTGAGCCTATCGCCTATTCAGGGAAAGATTTGACTTCTGATAATTACGAAAAGCATGACACAAACTTTAATGTCTTCAATATTGACGCTGTTTATTCCTGGCAAATTGCCCCTGGCAGTTTTGTAAATGTCGTATGGAAGGATGCCGTTCAAGAAGTAAACCAAAGTGTGGATATGAATTTTTCAGATAATTTCAGAAACGTACTATCTACCATGCACCAGCAAAACTTGAGTGTTAGATTAATATACTTTTTAGATTATACACAAATTAAAAGGGATTTAGCACTAAACAGAAGTTAA
- a CDS encoding J domain-containing protein, which translates to MASSKRTYIESISILGLNAGASQQEIKESYRNLAKQYHPDIYKIDGGAKFKEINSAYRFLKRYPDPPTQDENESVHSNSQKDYERRKRAYHQRQKSKKAKAQKDEMFKWLFVRLKLFVFIILVFNILLLIDFCLPKVSEPVKIDEIETVKAFSRYGSGTTKPNTDYIYRAELNNGMTFRFGKEEIAKIEIDDTLVLKRSMIFKQGDFLTNNKKTVTIYSEYSVFRVFGFLIPTTILILLAYLYYVKNNEYRLTIFLIAALIFLIQFVLLL; encoded by the coding sequence ATGGCTAGTAGCAAGAGAACGTATATTGAATCCATTTCAATATTGGGCTTGAATGCTGGAGCATCTCAACAAGAGATAAAAGAATCATATCGAAATTTAGCTAAGCAATATCATCCTGATATTTATAAAATAGATGGTGGGGCAAAATTTAAGGAAATAAACTCTGCTTATCGATTTCTAAAAAGGTATCCTGATCCTCCAACGCAAGACGAAAATGAGTCTGTTCATTCTAATTCACAAAAAGATTATGAAAGGAGAAAGAGAGCGTATCATCAAAGGCAAAAATCTAAAAAAGCGAAAGCCCAAAAAGATGAGATGTTTAAGTGGTTGTTTGTAAGGTTGAAGCTTTTCGTTTTTATAATTCTAGTTTTTAATATACTTCTCTTGATTGATTTCTGCCTACCTAAAGTATCTGAACCAGTAAAAATCGATGAAATAGAAACGGTAAAAGCTTTTTCGCGATATGGATCAGGGACAACGAAACCAAATACTGATTACATTTATAGAGCGGAATTAAATAATGGGATGACTTTTAGGTTTGGAAAGGAAGAAATAGCAAAGATAGAAATTGATGATACACTTGTCTTAAAAAGAAGTATGATATTTAAGCAAGGAGACTTCTTAACAAATAATAAAAAAACCGTCACAATCTACAGTGAATATAGCGTTTTCAGAGTTTTTGGATTTTTGATACCCACAACAATTTTGATACTACTAGCTTATTTATACTACGTTAAAAATAATGAATATAGGTTAACAATATTTTTAATTGCAGCATTGATATTCTTGATTCAATTTGTTTTGCTTTTATAA
- a CDS encoding M14 family metallopeptidase yields the protein MMRSFLFTVLALCSSISMAQDLVSPFEKSNGTETATYQEGIAFYKALAQKFPQIDMREMSKTDSGEPLHLVIFNKSEKFPFSELQDSEKPILLINNGIHPGESDGIDASIMMLRNWAQNLSQHSFLDSVIVAVIPFYNVGGALNRNSTTRTNQNGPKSYGFRGNAQNYDLNRDFIKMDSKNAFAFAEIFHQLDPDVFIDTHVTNGSDHQHVVTVLTTQKDKLGGELGKYLEEEFEPMIFKMMEDKDRNPIEYVNVHGTTPENGWSQFWDAPRYSTGYTTLFQTFGFMTEDHMWKDYKTRVENIYDFLSIASKLTAKEGAKIQKLKAHDRDQIQQADSLPIMWKNDKDQFKMITLNGYKTSYPESDLTGNPLLKYNRDDTFEKEVPFYNYYKAEKSVKVPNYYVIPQAWFEVINRLKANGVKMDALKKDTVLSVEIYHIEDYKTVSNPYEGHYVHYNTKVKSSNQKVALRKGDYLIDTRQKARRYLVEILEPEAQDSFFNWNFFDSILQQKEGFSGYVFEQKAENILSDMPEEEQNEFSNKQENDSSFASSNYAQLDWIFKRSEHYEKSHKRYPVYRLMAE from the coding sequence ATGATGCGATCATTCCTTTTTACTGTACTTGCCCTTTGCTCTTCAATTTCAATGGCTCAAGATTTGGTTTCTCCTTTCGAAAAATCCAATGGAACCGAAACAGCTACTTATCAAGAAGGAATAGCTTTCTATAAAGCACTTGCGCAAAAGTTCCCACAAATAGATATGCGAGAAATGAGCAAAACAGATAGCGGAGAGCCCTTGCATTTGGTAATTTTTAATAAATCTGAAAAATTTCCATTTAGTGAGCTACAGGATTCAGAAAAGCCTATTTTATTAATTAATAATGGAATTCACCCAGGAGAATCAGATGGAATTGATGCTTCAATTATGATGTTGAGAAATTGGGCACAAAATTTAAGTCAGCATTCATTTTTGGATAGCGTGATCGTAGCAGTGATTCCGTTCTATAATGTTGGTGGAGCATTAAATAGAAATAGCACAACTCGAACGAATCAAAATGGTCCGAAGTCCTATGGTTTTCGAGGAAATGCTCAGAATTACGATTTGAACAGGGACTTTATCAAAATGGATTCTAAAAATGCATTTGCCTTTGCAGAAATTTTCCATCAGCTTGACCCTGATGTTTTTATTGACACACATGTTACCAATGGTTCCGATCATCAGCATGTAGTGACGGTTCTAACTACTCAAAAGGATAAACTTGGTGGCGAGCTGGGTAAATATTTGGAAGAGGAATTCGAACCCATGATTTTCAAAATGATGGAAGACAAAGACAGAAATCCTATTGAATATGTAAATGTGCATGGTACGACACCAGAAAATGGTTGGAGTCAATTTTGGGATGCACCACGTTATTCAACAGGATATACTACATTATTTCAGACTTTTGGTTTTATGACTGAAGACCATATGTGGAAAGACTATAAAACTAGAGTTGAAAATATATACGATTTTTTAAGTATTGCTTCGAAACTTACTGCTAAAGAAGGAGCTAAAATTCAAAAATTAAAAGCACATGATCGAGATCAAATTCAGCAAGCAGATTCTCTACCCATTATGTGGAAAAACGATAAGGATCAATTTAAAATGATTACTTTGAATGGATATAAAACAAGCTATCCTGAAAGTGACTTGACAGGAAACCCACTATTAAAATATAACAGGGATGATACCTTTGAAAAAGAGGTTCCTTTTTACAACTATTATAAAGCAGAGAAGTCTGTAAAGGTTCCAAATTATTATGTAATTCCGCAAGCTTGGTTTGAAGTGATCAATAGGTTAAAAGCCAATGGAGTGAAGATGGATGCTTTGAAAAAGGATACGGTTTTATCGGTAGAGATCTATCATATTGAAGATTATAAAACGGTATCCAATCCATATGAAGGGCACTATGTGCATTACAATACAAAAGTGAAATCGTCAAATCAAAAAGTAGCACTAAGAAAAGGTGATTATTTGATTGATACTCGTCAAAAAGCAAGAAGATATTTAGTAGAAATTCTAGAGCCAGAGGCACAGGATTCTTTTTTCAACTGGAATTTTTTCGATAGCATTTTACAGCAAAAGGAAGGATTTTCTGGCTATGTATTCGAACAGAAGGCTGAAAATATATTATCGGATATGCCTGAAGAAGAGCAAAACGAATTTTCCAATAAGCAGGAGAATGACTCCTCTTTTGCATCCAGTAATTATGCTCAATTAGATTGGATTTTCAAACGATCAGAGCATTACGAAAAATCTCATAAAAGATACCCTGTATACAGGTTAATGGCAGAATGA